One genomic region from Deltaproteobacteria bacterium encodes:
- a CDS encoding DUF4380 domain-containing protein, with protein MNDKGVLESAADIDSNDPLTTYIQLKKEISIDKNSWLSLRYTMTNKSNTNIIRAPWQINRCPQAGFVFFEMGPGGQTHFTECQWVKNLNLKSSPGKPVWIDVANCPDRYKTICDGTGWLAHVYGKQLFIMRFDDIPAGQAAQGEGEIEIYVCNPQEEGQLGYVELEAQGTPIQLKPGEKTSWTVQWKAIILENEIPKNIDEEQKSKLYQYYYDIATMKK; from the coding sequence GTGAATGATAAAGGTGTGCTTGAAAGCGCTGCTGATATTGATAGCAACGACCCTTTAACAACATATATCCAATTAAAAAAAGAAATTTCTATAGATAAAAACAGCTGGCTTTCACTAAGATACACCATGACTAATAAATCAAATACAAATATTATACGCGCTCCCTGGCAAATTAACCGTTGCCCACAAGCCGGTTTCGTGTTTTTTGAAATGGGTCCTGGTGGACAAACTCATTTTACCGAATGCCAATGGGTAAAAAACCTAAATTTAAAATCCTCCCCAGGTAAACCAGTTTGGATTGACGTTGCTAATTGTCCAGACAGATATAAAACTATCTGCGATGGTACAGGTTGGTTGGCTCACGTTTATGGCAAACAATTATTTATTATGCGTTTTGACGATATCCCGGCTGGCCAAGCTGCTCAAGGTGAGGGGGAAATCGAAATATATGTTTGTAACCCGCAGGAAGAAGGTCAGCTTGGTTATGTTGAACTTGAGGCTCAAGGAACACCAATTCAATTAAAGCCAGGCGAAAAAACTTCTTGGACAGTACAATGGAAAGCTATTATCCTCGAAAATGAAATACCTAAAAATATAGATGAAGAGCAAAAGAGCAAACTTTATCAATATTATTATGATATAGCGACAATGAAAAAATAA